A stretch of Rhizobium sp. TH2 DNA encodes these proteins:
- a CDS encoding NADH-quinone oxidoreductase subunit D: MTEHNVRNFTINFGPEHPSAHGVLRLVLELDGEIVERVDPHIGLLHRGTEKLIETKTYLQAVPYFDRLDYVAPMNQEHAFALAVEKLCGIEIPKRGQLIRVLYSEIGRILSHLMNVTTQAMDVGALTPPLWGFEEREKLMVFYERACGARMHSAYFRPGGVHQDLPPELVEDIGKWCDQFDEKCDDIEGLLTGNRIFKQRNVDIGVVSLADAWAWGFSGVMVRGSGAAWDLRRSQPYECYSELDFEIAVGKNGDCFDRYLIRMFEMRQSNKIMKQCVELLLGKEKTGPVSSTDGKVVPPKRGEMKRSMEALIHHFKLYTEGYHVPAGEVYAAVEAPKGEFGVYVVADGTNKPYRCKIRAPGYAHLQAMDFLCKGHQLADVSAVLGSLDIVFGEVDR; the protein is encoded by the coding sequence ATGACAGAACATAACGTCCGCAACTTCACGATCAACTTCGGGCCGGAACACCCGTCCGCGCACGGCGTGCTGCGGCTGGTGCTCGAGCTCGACGGGGAAATCGTCGAGCGCGTCGATCCGCATATCGGCCTGTTGCATCGCGGCACCGAGAAGCTGATCGAGACCAAGACCTATCTGCAGGCAGTGCCCTATTTCGACCGGCTCGATTACGTCGCGCCGATGAACCAGGAGCACGCTTTCGCGCTTGCCGTCGAAAAGCTCTGCGGCATCGAGATCCCCAAGCGCGGGCAGCTCATTCGCGTGCTTTATTCCGAGATCGGCCGCATCCTGTCGCATCTGATGAACGTTACCACACAGGCGATGGACGTCGGCGCGCTGACGCCGCCGCTCTGGGGCTTCGAGGAACGCGAAAAGCTGATGGTGTTTTATGAGCGTGCCTGCGGCGCGCGCATGCACTCGGCCTATTTCCGTCCGGGCGGCGTCCACCAGGACCTGCCGCCGGAGCTCGTCGAGGATATCGGCAAGTGGTGCGACCAGTTCGACGAGAAATGCGATGATATCGAGGGCCTGCTGACCGGCAACCGTATCTTCAAGCAGCGCAATGTCGATATCGGGGTGGTGTCGCTGGCCGATGCATGGGCATGGGGCTTCTCCGGCGTCATGGTGCGCGGCTCGGGTGCCGCCTGGGATCTGCGTCGCTCGCAGCCTTACGAATGCTATTCGGAACTGGATTTCGAGATCGCGGTCGGCAAAAACGGCGATTGTTTCGATCGCTACCTGATCCGCATGTTCGAGATGCGCCAGTCCAACAAGATCATGAAGCAATGCGTCGAGCTGCTTCTCGGCAAGGAAAAGACCGGCCCGGTGTCATCCACCGACGGCAAGGTCGTGCCGCCGAAGCGTGGCGAGATGAAGCGCTCGATGGAAGCGCTGATCCATCACTTCAAGCTCTACACCGAGGGCTACCATGTGCCCGCGGGCGAGGTCTATGCCGCCGTCGAAGCGCCGAAGGGCGAGTTCGGCGTCTACGTTGTGGCGGATGGCACCAACAAGCCTTACCGCTGCAAGATCCGGGCACCGGGCTATGCACATCTGCAGGCGATGGACTTCCTCTGCAAGGGCCATCAGCTTGCAGACGTCTCGGCCGTGCTGGGTTCGCTCGATATCGTGTTCGGGGAGGTTGATCGCTGA
- a CDS encoding NADH-quinone oxidoreductase subunit A, whose protein sequence is MTELLGSYLPIAIFIGIALVIGLALLVAPFIVAYKAPDSEKLSAYECGFNAFDDARMKFDIRFYLVSILFIIFDLEVAFLFPWAVSFGAIGWFGFWSMMVFLLVLTIGFIYEWKKGALEWD, encoded by the coding sequence ATGACTGAACTTCTCGGCTCCTACCTCCCGATCGCCATCTTTATCGGTATTGCTCTGGTGATAGGTCTGGCGCTTCTCGTCGCCCCCTTCATCGTGGCTTACAAGGCGCCCGACTCGGAAAAGCTCTCTGCTTACGAGTGCGGCTTCAACGCCTTCGACGATGCCCGCATGAAGTTCGATATCCGCTTCTACCTGGTCTCGATCCTCTTCATCATCTTCGACCTTGAGGTCGCCTTCCTGTTTCCGTGGGCCGTGTCTTTCGGCGCGATCGGCTGGTTCGGCTTCTGGTCCATGATGGTCTTCCTTCTCGTGCTGACCATCGGCTTTATCTATGAATGGAAGAAAGGAGCGCTCGAATGGGATTGA
- the nuoF gene encoding NADH-quinone oxidoreductase subunit NuoF: MLTDKDRIFTNIYGLKDKSLKGAMARGHWDNTKGLLEKGRDWIVNEVKASGLRGRGGAGFPTGLKWSFMPKENDGRPHYLVVNADESEPGTCKDRDIMRHDPHTLIEGCVVASFAMAAHVAYIYVRGEFIREREALQAAIDECYEAGLLGKNNKLGYDIDIFVHHGAGAYICGEETALLESLEGKKGQPRLKPPFPANMGLYGCPTTVNNVESIAVTPTILRRGATWFASFGRPNNVGTKLYSISGHVNRPCTVEDAMSITFEELIEKHCGGIRGGWDNLLAVIPGGASVPCVPGVTMRAAVMDFDGLREHGSGLGTAAVIVMDKSTDIVKAIWRLSAFYKHESCGQCTPCREGTGWMMRVMERMVRGQAQKREIDMLFQVTKQVEGHTICALGDAAAWPIQGLIRHFRPVMEARIDEYTRNASAHGAVLEAAE, translated from the coding sequence ATGCTGACTGACAAGGATCGCATTTTTACCAACATCTACGGCCTCAAGGACAAATCCTTGAAGGGCGCGATGGCGCGTGGCCATTGGGACAATACCAAGGGCCTGCTCGAAAAGGGCCGCGACTGGATCGTCAACGAGGTGAAGGCCTCGGGCCTGCGCGGCCGTGGCGGCGCCGGCTTCCCGACCGGCCTCAAATGGTCCTTCATGCCGAAGGAGAACGACGGCCGTCCGCATTACCTCGTGGTCAATGCCGACGAATCCGAACCCGGTACCTGCAAGGACCGCGACATCATGCGCCACGATCCGCATACGTTGATCGAGGGTTGCGTCGTGGCTTCGTTCGCCATGGCCGCCCATGTCGCGTATATCTATGTGCGCGGCGAGTTCATCCGCGAGCGCGAGGCGCTGCAGGCGGCGATCGACGAATGCTACGAGGCCGGATTGCTGGGCAAAAACAACAAGCTCGGCTACGATATTGATATTTTCGTTCATCACGGCGCGGGCGCCTATATCTGTGGCGAGGAGACCGCGCTGCTCGAAAGCCTCGAGGGCAAGAAAGGCCAGCCGCGCCTCAAGCCGCCGTTCCCGGCCAATATGGGCCTCTATGGCTGCCCGACGACGGTCAACAATGTCGAGTCGATCGCGGTGACGCCGACCATCCTGCGCCGTGGCGCAACCTGGTTCGCGTCCTTCGGCCGTCCGAACAATGTCGGCACCAAGCTCTATTCGATCTCCGGCCACGTCAATCGTCCCTGCACGGTGGAAGACGCCATGTCGATCACCTTCGAGGAACTGATCGAGAAGCATTGCGGCGGCATTCGCGGCGGCTGGGATAACCTGCTTGCCGTCATCCCCGGTGGTGCCTCGGTGCCTTGCGTGCCGGGCGTCACCATGCGCGCCGCGGTCATGGATTTCGACGGCCTGCGCGAGCATGGTTCGGGCCTCGGCACGGCGGCTGTCATCGTCATGGATAAATCGACGGATATCGTCAAAGCGATCTGGCGCCTCTCGGCCTTCTACAAGCATGAGAGCTGCGGCCAGTGCACGCCGTGCCGCGAAGGCACCGGCTGGATGATGCGGGTGATGGAGCGCATGGTGCGCGGCCAGGCGCAGAAGCGCGAGATCGACATGCTGTTCCAGGTCACCAAGCAGGTGGAAGGTCACACGATCTGTGCGCTCGGCGATGCGGCCGCGTGGCCGATCCAGGGCCTGATTCGCCACTTCCGGCCGGTCATGGAAGCCCGTATCGACGAGTATACCCGCAATGCCAGCGCCCATGGCGCGGTTCTCGAAGCCGCCGAGTAA
- a CDS encoding DUF3291 domain-containing protein, with protein sequence MQLAEFNVGHLRYPIDDPRVRRFVMALDMVNGIAERMPGFVWRLKGDAGNATDIQVYDDPKIVPNLSVWSDIGSLENFVWKTVHKTFYERREQWFEVLEKQNFVMWPVEDGHEPTLAEAKDRLDHLNQYGDSDQAFGWSYVPQARLWLEARCA encoded by the coding sequence ATGCAGCTTGCGGAGTTCAATGTGGGGCACCTCCGTTATCCGATCGACGATCCGCGTGTGCGGCGTTTCGTGATGGCGCTCGACATGGTCAACGGGATTGCAGAACGCATGCCGGGCTTTGTCTGGCGGCTCAAGGGGGACGCCGGTAACGCCACTGACATTCAGGTCTACGACGACCCGAAGATCGTGCCCAATCTCAGTGTCTGGAGCGATATCGGTTCGCTCGAGAATTTCGTCTGGAAGACGGTGCACAAGACGTTCTACGAGCGTCGCGAACAGTGGTTCGAAGTGCTGGAAAAGCAGAATTTCGTGATGTGGCCGGTCGAGGACGGGCACGAGCCGACACTGGCGGAAGCCAAGGACCGGCTCGATCATCTCAATCAATATGGCGATAGCGACCAGGCCTTCGGCTGGTCCTATGTGCCGCAGGCAAGGCTCTGGCTTGAAGCGCGTTGTGCGTGA
- a CDS encoding NADH-quinone oxidoreductase subunit C — MSNTLEELSVYLRESRGEAIVSAEIAWGELNVTTTVDSYIALLTFLRDDPRCQFISFIDLCGVDYPEREKRFDVVVHLLSPKANTRIRVKVAVGEDETIASATSVFVGADWFEREAYDMYGILFTGHPDLRRLLTDYGFEGYPMRKDFPTTGYVEVRYDDTVKRVVYEPVQLRQEFRNFDFLSPWEGTDYVLPGDEKKS, encoded by the coding sequence ATGTCGAATACACTCGAAGAGCTTTCGGTCTATCTCAGGGAGAGCCGCGGCGAGGCAATCGTCTCCGCGGAAATCGCCTGGGGCGAACTGAACGTCACGACAACGGTCGATAGCTATATCGCTCTCCTGACCTTCCTGCGCGACGATCCGCGTTGCCAGTTCATCAGCTTCATCGATCTCTGCGGTGTCGATTATCCGGAGCGCGAGAAGCGTTTCGACGTGGTCGTCCATCTGCTGTCGCCGAAGGCCAATACGCGCATCCGCGTCAAGGTAGCTGTCGGCGAGGATGAAACGATCGCCTCGGCTACGTCCGTCTTCGTCGGCGCCGACTGGTTCGAGCGCGAGGCCTACGACATGTACGGCATCCTGTTCACCGGCCATCCGGACCTCAGGCGCCTGCTGACGGACTACGGCTTCGAAGGCTATCCGATGCGCAAGGACTTCCCGACGACCGGCTATGTCGAGGTTCGCTACGACGATACGGTGAAGCGGGTGGTCTACGAGCCGGTACAGTTGCGCCAGGAATTTCGAAACTTTGACTTTCTCTCGCCATGGGAAGGGACGGATTACGTTCTTCCCGGTGACGAGAAGAAGAGTTAG
- the nuoG gene encoding NADH-quinone oxidoreductase subunit NuoG, whose product MTKLKVDGKEIEVPDHFTLLQACEEAGAEVPRFCFHERLSVAGNCRMCLIEVKGGPPKPAASCAMGVRDVRGGPNGELPEIFTNTPMVKKAREGVMEFLLINHPLDCPICDQGGECDLQDQAMTFGVDASRYSENKRAVEDKYIGPLVKTVMNRCIHCTRCVRFTTEVAGISELGLIGRGEDAEITTYLEQAMTSELQGNVVDLCPVGALTSKPFAFTARPWELNKTESIDVMDALGSAIRIDSRGREVMRILPRVNEDINEEWISDKTRHVVDGLRTQRLDRPYVRKDGRLVPATWAEAFSTIRSAVASTTGDKIGAIAGDLSTVEEMYALGELMKALGSENVDCRQDGSAIDPSFGRSSYIFNPTIARIEESDALLIIGANPRWEAAILNARIRKRWRRGEFPVGLIGEQADLRYDYEYLGAGPETLTEVVDGTSKFFSKLKRAKKPMIVVGQGALSRNDGKGVLASIASLAYAAGAIKDGWNGLGVLHTAASRVGGLDIGFVPGVNGVDAATQVTTMDVLFLLGADEINLSKKGANLTVYIGSHGDNGASNADVILPGAAYTEKSGIFVNTEGRVQMSQRANFAPGDAREDWAIIRALSDTLGKRLPFDSLSQLRSKLYAAFPHLADEDEIKQGGADEIAAVAKKPRKMGKSGFASPVKDFYLTNPIARASAVMAECSALARNNFKAAAE is encoded by the coding sequence ATGACGAAGCTGAAAGTTGACGGAAAAGAAATCGAAGTGCCGGATCACTTCACGCTGTTGCAGGCGTGCGAGGAGGCCGGTGCCGAAGTTCCGCGCTTCTGTTTTCACGAGCGGCTGTCGGTTGCCGGCAATTGCCGCATGTGTCTGATCGAGGTGAAGGGTGGACCGCCGAAGCCTGCGGCCTCCTGTGCCATGGGCGTGCGCGACGTCCGCGGCGGCCCGAATGGCGAGCTTCCCGAAATCTTCACCAACACGCCGATGGTCAAGAAGGCCCGCGAAGGCGTGATGGAATTCCTGCTGATCAACCATCCGCTGGATTGCCCGATCTGCGACCAGGGCGGCGAATGCGACCTGCAGGACCAGGCGATGACCTTCGGTGTCGATGCGTCGCGTTATTCCGAGAACAAGCGCGCCGTCGAAGACAAGTATATCGGACCGCTGGTCAAGACCGTGATGAACCGCTGCATCCATTGCACGCGTTGCGTCCGCTTCACCACCGAAGTTGCCGGTATCAGCGAGCTCGGCCTGATCGGCCGTGGCGAGGATGCCGAGATCACCACCTATCTCGAACAGGCGATGACCTCCGAGCTTCAGGGCAATGTCGTCGATCTCTGCCCGGTCGGTGCGCTGACCTCCAAGCCGTTCGCGTTCACGGCGCGTCCCTGGGAGCTCAACAAGACCGAATCCATCGACGTGATGGATGCGCTGGGCTCCGCGATCCGCATCGACAGCCGTGGCCGCGAGGTCATGCGCATCCTGCCGCGCGTCAACGAGGACATCAACGAGGAATGGATTTCCGACAAGACCCGCCACGTGGTGGATGGCCTCAGGACCCAGCGTCTCGACCGGCCCTATGTCCGCAAGGACGGCCGTCTGGTGCCCGCGACCTGGGCGGAAGCCTTCTCGACCATCAGGTCGGCGGTGGCGAGCACGACGGGCGACAAGATCGGTGCCATCGCCGGTGACCTTTCGACCGTCGAGGAAATGTATGCGCTCGGCGAACTGATGAAGGCGCTCGGCTCCGAAAATGTCGATTGCCGGCAGGATGGCTCAGCGATCGATCCGTCCTTCGGCCGTTCGAGCTACATCTTCAACCCGACCATCGCGCGGATCGAAGAGTCCGACGCGCTGCTCATCATCGGCGCCAATCCGCGCTGGGAAGCGGCGATCCTCAACGCCCGCATCCGCAAGCGCTGGCGTCGTGGCGAATTCCCTGTTGGTCTGATCGGCGAACAGGCGGACCTGCGCTACGATTACGAATATCTCGGCGCCGGCCCGGAAACGTTGACCGAAGTGGTCGATGGAACGTCGAAGTTCTTCTCAAAGCTCAAGCGCGCCAAGAAGCCGATGATCGTCGTCGGGCAGGGCGCTCTATCGCGCAATGATGGTAAGGGCGTTCTGGCAAGCATCGCCTCGCTTGCTTACGCGGCAGGCGCGATCAAGGATGGCTGGAACGGCCTGGGCGTGCTGCACACGGCAGCCTCGCGTGTCGGTGGTCTCGACATCGGCTTCGTGCCGGGCGTGAACGGTGTGGATGCGGCAACGCAGGTCACCACGATGGACGTCCTCTTCCTCCTCGGCGCCGACGAGATCAACCTTTCCAAGAAGGGCGCGAACCTCACCGTCTATATCGGCTCGCATGGCGACAATGGCGCATCGAACGCCGATGTCATCCTGCCGGGTGCCGCCTACACGGAAAAGTCGGGCATCTTCGTCAATACCGAGGGCCGGGTGCAGATGAGCCAGCGCGCCAATTTCGCGCCGGGCGATGCAAGGGAAGACTGGGCTATCATCCGGGCGCTCTCCGACACGCTCGGCAAGCGCTTGCCCTTTGATTCGCTTTCGCAATTGCGCTCGAAACTCTATGCCGCGTTCCCGCATCTCGCTGATGAGGACGAGATCAAGCAGGGCGGAGCCGACGAAATTGCCGCAGTGGCGAAAAAACCGAGGAAAATGGGCAAGTCCGGGTTTGCTTCTCCGGTCAAAGACTTCTATTTGACGAACCCGATAGCGCGCGCTTCGGCCGTCATGGCGGAGTGCTCTGCGCTGGCCCGCAACAACTTCAAAGCTGCGGCGGAATAG
- a CDS encoding NADH-quinone oxidoreductase subunit E, which yields MSVRRLADDSVQPPSFAFSKENAVWAKATIKKYPKGREQSAIIPLMMRAQDQDGWVTKAAIESIADMLGMAYIRALEVATFYTQFQLQPVGTRAHIQVCGTTPCMLRGSEELIAVCKSKIHHDAHHLNAGGTLSWEEVECLGACVNAPMVAIFKDTYEDLTPRQLEYIIERFEAGKPGDVKTGTQIDRIFSAPFGGLTSLNEPDPVVAKPKAARAKPTAAAVAEGASVPPSNAAKPKTDAIETSPAIKSPADGKVAEPAAKAEAKAAEVSAASAVAATPAAVVSKPSLEDASRPKGIEKPATPDDLKLISGVGPKIEGILNGLGIFTYVQVAGWQQNEREWVDGYLNFKGRIDRDDWVRQARALADGGEAEYIRVFGKKPR from the coding sequence ATGTCCGTACGTCGATTAGCCGATGACAGCGTCCAGCCGCCGAGCTTTGCCTTTAGCAAGGAAAATGCGGTCTGGGCCAAGGCAACGATCAAGAAATACCCGAAGGGCCGCGAGCAATCCGCGATCATCCCGCTGATGATGCGCGCCCAGGACCAGGACGGCTGGGTGACCAAGGCTGCGATCGAATCGATCGCCGACATGCTCGGCATGGCCTATATCCGTGCGCTCGAGGTCGCGACCTTCTACACGCAGTTCCAGCTGCAGCCGGTTGGCACACGCGCCCATATCCAGGTCTGCGGCACCACGCCCTGTATGCTGCGCGGCTCGGAAGAGCTGATCGCCGTCTGCAAGTCGAAGATCCATCATGATGCGCATCATCTCAATGCCGGCGGCACGTTGTCGTGGGAAGAGGTCGAATGTCTTGGCGCCTGCGTGAATGCACCCATGGTGGCGATCTTCAAGGACACCTATGAGGACCTGACGCCGCGCCAGCTCGAATATATCATCGAGCGTTTCGAAGCCGGCAAGCCGGGCGACGTGAAGACGGGCACGCAGATCGACCGTATCTTCTCCGCGCCCTTCGGTGGCCTGACATCGCTCAACGAGCCGGATCCGGTTGTTGCAAAGCCGAAGGCAGCACGTGCAAAGCCAACGGCTGCGGCTGTCGCCGAAGGCGCAAGTGTTCCGCCGTCCAATGCCGCCAAGCCTAAGACCGATGCGATCGAAACCAGCCCGGCGATTAAGTCGCCTGCCGATGGCAAGGTCGCCGAACCTGCGGCAAAGGCCGAAGCGAAAGCGGCTGAAGTATCAGCGGCATCAGCGGTTGCTGCCACGCCCGCTGCTGTCGTGTCGAAGCCTTCGCTCGAAGACGCTAGCCGCCCCAAGGGTATCGAAAAGCCGGCCACTCCCGATGACCTCAAGCTTATCTCAGGCGTTGGCCCGAAGATCGAGGGCATCCTGAATGGGCTGGGCATCTTTACCTATGTGCAGGTCGCAGGCTGGCAGCAGAATGAACGCGAATGGGTGGATGGCTACCTGAATTTCAAGGGCCGCATCGATCGCGACGATTGGGTGCGTCAAGCCAGGGCCTTGGCCGATGGCGGTGAAGCCGAGTATATTCGTGTCTTCGGCAAGAAGCCGAGATAG
- a CDS encoding NADH-quinone oxidoreductase subunit J — protein MGLQALFFYLFAFVAVASAFMVIWAKNPVHSVLFLILTFVNAAGLFLLTGAEFLAMILLVVYVGAVAVLFLFVVMMLDIDFTKLRATALDYAPIGVLIGLILAAELVIVIGGSSFTPEIAKTIAMPIPPVTERTNTAALGDVLYTHYVYFFQIAGLVLLVAMIGAIVLTLKHRTDIKRQNISRQVARTPETAIAVVNPKPGEGL, from the coding sequence ATGGGTCTGCAGGCTCTGTTTTTCTATCTGTTCGCGTTCGTCGCAGTGGCGTCGGCGTTCATGGTCATCTGGGCGAAGAATCCGGTTCACTCCGTGCTCTTCCTGATCCTGACCTTCGTCAATGCGGCGGGGCTGTTCCTGCTGACCGGCGCCGAATTCCTGGCGATGATCCTGCTCGTCGTTTATGTCGGCGCCGTGGCGGTTCTGTTCCTCTTCGTCGTCATGATGCTGGATATCGATTTCACCAAGCTTCGCGCGACTGCGCTGGACTACGCGCCAATCGGCGTGCTGATCGGCCTGATCCTCGCCGCCGAACTGGTCATCGTGATCGGCGGCTCGAGCTTCACGCCGGAGATCGCCAAGACCATTGCGATGCCGATCCCACCCGTTACCGAACGAACCAATACGGCTGCTCTCGGCGACGTGCTCTATACGCACTACGTCTATTTCTTCCAGATCGCCGGGCTCGTTCTGCTGGTCGCCATGATCGGCGCGATCGTGCTGACGCTCAAGCATCGCACCGACATCAAGCGCCAGAATATTTCCCGCCAGGTGGCGCGCACGCCTGAAACCGCGATCGCGGTTGTCAATCCGAAACCCGGTGAGGGCCTCTGA
- the nuoK gene encoding NADH-quinone oxidoreductase subunit NuoK — protein sequence MEITLGHYLTVSAILFMLGVFGIFLNRKNVIIILMSIELMLLAVNINMVAFSSFLNDITGQVFALFILTVAAAEAAIGLAILVVFYRNRGTIAVEDVNMMKG from the coding sequence ATGGAAATCACTCTCGGCCATTACCTCACCGTCAGCGCCATCCTGTTCATGCTGGGCGTCTTCGGCATCTTCCTGAACCGCAAGAACGTCATCATCATCCTGATGTCGATCGAGCTCATGCTGCTCGCCGTCAACATCAACATGGTGGCCTTCTCGTCCTTCCTGAACGACATCACCGGCCAGGTGTTCGCTCTGTTTATCCTGACCGTTGCGGCTGCGGAAGCTGCGATCGGTCTTGCAATTCTCGTCGTCTTCTACCGCAACCGCGGGACGATCGCCGTCGAAGACGTCAATATGATGAAGGGCTGA
- the nuoI gene encoding NADH-quinone oxidoreductase subunit NuoI: MSTIKQSIRSLFLLEFIGAFFLTMRYFFKAKATINYPFEKGPLSPRFRGEHALRRYPNGEERCIACKLCEAICPAQAITIEAGPRRNDGTRRTVRYDIDMVKCIYCGFCQEACPVDAIVEGPNFEFATESREELYYDKERLLENGDRWEREIARNIAMDSPYR; encoded by the coding sequence ATGAGCACGATCAAGCAATCCATCCGCTCGCTGTTTCTCCTGGAGTTCATCGGCGCGTTTTTCCTGACGATGCGCTATTTCTTCAAGGCCAAGGCGACGATCAATTATCCCTTCGAAAAAGGCCCGCTCAGCCCGCGTTTCCGTGGCGAGCATGCGTTGCGCCGCTACCCGAACGGCGAGGAACGCTGCATTGCCTGCAAGCTCTGCGAAGCGATCTGTCCTGCCCAGGCGATCACCATCGAAGCCGGGCCGCGCCGCAACGACGGCACCCGCCGCACGGTGCGTTACGACATCGACATGGTGAAGTGCATCTATTGCGGCTTCTGCCAGGAGGCGTGCCCGGTGGACGCGATCGTCGAGGGTCCGAATTTCGAATTCGCCACCGAAAGCCGCGAGGAGCTCTACTACGACAAGGAGCGGCTTCTTGAGAACGGCGACAGGTGGGAGCGGGAAATCGCCCGCAACATCGCTATGGATTCGCCTTACCGCTGA
- the nuoH gene encoding NADH-quinone oxidoreductase subunit NuoH, translating into MDAFISTYVWPLLIMVAQSLLLLVTLLIFIAFILLADRKIWAAVQLRRGPNVVGPFGLFQSFADLIKFVLKEPVIPSGANKSVFLLAPLVAVTLALATYAVIPLNNGWVIANINVGILYVFAISSLEVYGVIMGGWASNSKYPFLGALRSAAQMVSYEVSIGFVIVCVLLCVGSLNLTDIVLAQQDGLGTKLGLIPSFLDWHWLSLFPMFIVFFISALAETNRPPFDLPEAESELVAGFMVEYGSTPYMMFMLGEYAAIVLMCSLTTILFLGGWLPPVDFWLINWVPGIVWFLLKVCMCFFMFAMVKAFVPRYRYDQLMRLGWKVFLPLSLAMVVITAFVLKLTGWA; encoded by the coding sequence ATGGACGCATTCATTTCAACCTATGTCTGGCCGCTTCTGATCATGGTCGCGCAGTCGCTGCTGCTGCTCGTGACCCTTCTGATCTTCATCGCCTTCATCCTGCTGGCCGACCGCAAGATCTGGGCCGCCGTGCAGTTGCGCCGGGGACCGAACGTGGTGGGTCCGTTCGGGCTTTTCCAGTCCTTCGCCGATCTGATCAAGTTCGTGCTCAAGGAGCCGGTCATTCCTTCGGGCGCCAACAAAAGCGTATTCCTGCTGGCCCCGCTGGTGGCCGTGACGCTGGCGCTTGCGACCTACGCCGTCATCCCGCTCAACAATGGTTGGGTGATCGCCAATATCAATGTCGGCATCCTTTACGTCTTCGCTATTTCCTCGCTCGAGGTCTATGGCGTGATCATGGGCGGCTGGGCGTCGAACTCCAAATATCCGTTCCTCGGCGCGCTGCGCTCTGCGGCACAGATGGTATCCTATGAAGTCTCGATCGGCTTCGTCATCGTTTGCGTGCTGCTCTGCGTCGGTTCGCTGAACCTGACCGACATAGTGCTCGCACAGCAGGATGGCCTCGGCACCAAGCTCGGCCTGATCCCGTCCTTCCTGGATTGGCATTGGCTGTCGCTGTTTCCGATGTTCATCGTGTTCTTCATTTCGGCGCTTGCAGAGACCAACCGCCCACCTTTCGACCTTCCGGAAGCGGAATCGGAACTGGTCGCGGGCTTCATGGTCGAATATGGCTCGACGCCATACATGATGTTCATGCTCGGCGAATACGCGGCCATCGTGCTGATGTGCTCGCTGACCACGATCCTATTTCTTGGCGGCTGGCTGCCGCCGGTGGATTTCTGGCTGATCAACTGGGTGCCTGGCATCGTTTGGTTCCTTCTCAAGGTGTGCATGTGCTTCTTCATGTTCGCCATGGTGAAGGCCTTCGTGCCGCGCTACCGCTACGACCAGCTGATGCGCCTGGGCTGGAAGGTGTTCCTGCCGCTCTCGCTGGCCATGGTCGTCATCACTGCATTCGTACTTAAATTGACGGGGTGGGCATAA
- a CDS encoding NADH-quinone oxidoreductase subunit B family protein — translation MGLTSSDATLVAPQPKGVIDPSTGKPIGANDAFFGEIDNELADKGFLVTSTDELITWARTGSLMWMQFGLACCAVEGLMQVSGPRYDMERFGVAPRASPRQSDVMIVAGTLTNKMAPALRKVYDQMPEPRYVISMGSCANGGGYYHYSYSVVRGCDRVVPVDIYVPGCPPTAEALLYGVLLLQKKIRRTGTIER, via the coding sequence ATGGGATTGACATCCTCCGACGCTACGCTCGTCGCCCCCCAGCCGAAGGGTGTTATCGACCCTTCCACGGGCAAGCCCATTGGCGCCAATGATGCTTTCTTCGGCGAGATCGACAACGAACTCGCCGACAAGGGTTTTCTGGTCACGTCGACCGACGAACTGATCACCTGGGCGCGCACCGGCTCGCTGATGTGGATGCAGTTCGGCCTCGCCTGCTGCGCCGTCGAAGGCCTGATGCAGGTCTCGGGTCCGCGTTACGACATGGAGCGCTTCGGCGTCGCGCCGCGCGCCTCCCCGCGTCAGTCCGACGTGATGATCGTCGCCGGCACGCTGACCAACAAGATGGCGCCGGCGCTGCGCAAGGTCTATGACCAGATGCCCGAGCCGCGTTACGTCATCTCCATGGGCTCCTGCGCCAATGGCGGCGGATACTACCATTATTCTTACTCGGTGGTGCGCGGTTGCGACCGCGTGGTGCCGGTGGATATCTATGTGCCGGGCTGTCCCCCCACGGCAGAAGCACTCCTCTACGGGGTGCTGCTTCTGCAGAAGAAAATCCGCCGCACCGGCACGATCGAGCGCTGA